The following coding sequences lie in one Osmerus mordax isolate fOsmMor3 chromosome 13, fOsmMor3.pri, whole genome shotgun sequence genomic window:
- the LOC136955454 gene encoding ras-related protein Rab-8B isoform X1 — protein sequence MAKTYDYLFKLLLIGDSGVGKTCLLFRFSEDAFNTTFISTIGIDFKIRTIELDGKKIKLQIWDTAGQERFRTITTAYYRGAMGIMLVYDITNDKSFENIKNWIRNIEEHASSDVERMILGNKCDMNDKRQVSKERGEKLAIDYGIKFLETSAKSSINVEEAFFTLGRDIMTRLNRKIVCLRPCLRASLQPFSDKFRSINNNNSFCPLHISCHCLFFPE from the exons ATGGCAAAAACATATGATTATCTTTTTAAACTGTTACTAATTGGAGACAGTGGAGTTGGAAAGACATGTCTCCTGTTTAGATTCAGCGAAGATGCATTCAACACTACCTTCATATCAACAATAG GTATTGACTTCAAAATCAGGACAATTGAGTTGGATGGGAAAAAAATCAAGCTTCAGATATG ggacacagctgGCCAGGAGAGGTTCAGGACCATCACAACAGCCTATTACAGAGGAGCGATG GGCATAATGCTGGTGTATGACATCACCAATGACAAGTCATTCGAGAACATCAAGAATTGGATCCGTAACATAGAGGAG CATGCTTCTTCAGATGTGGAGAGAATGATTCTGGGGAACAAATGTGACATGAATGACAAGAGGCAGGTGtccaaagagagaggagagaag TTGGCAATTGACTATGGGATCAAGTTTTTAGAAACCAGTGCAAAATCCAGCATAAATGTGGAAGAG GCCTTCTTTACCCTCGGCAGAGACATAATGACAAGACTCAACCGAAAAATTGTATGTTTACGACCCTGTTTACGAGCCTCTTTACAACCCTTTTCAGACAAGTTCAGaagtataaataataataatagttttTGTCCACTTCACATTTCATGTCACTGTCTCTTTTTTCCAGAATGA
- the LOC136955454 gene encoding ras-related protein Rab-8B isoform X2: MAKTYDYLFKLLLIGDSGVGKTCLLFRFSEDAFNTTFISTIGIDFKIRTIELDGKKIKLQIWDTAGQERFRTITTAYYRGAMGIMLVYDITNDKSFENIKNWIRNIEEHASSDVERMILGNKCDMNDKRQVSKERGEKLAIDYGIKFLETSAKSSINVEEAFFTLGRDIMTRLNRKINDTNPSGGGGPVKITENRSKKSSFFRCSLL, from the exons ATGGCAAAAACATATGATTATCTTTTTAAACTGTTACTAATTGGAGACAGTGGAGTTGGAAAGACATGTCTCCTGTTTAGATTCAGCGAAGATGCATTCAACACTACCTTCATATCAACAATAG GTATTGACTTCAAAATCAGGACAATTGAGTTGGATGGGAAAAAAATCAAGCTTCAGATATG ggacacagctgGCCAGGAGAGGTTCAGGACCATCACAACAGCCTATTACAGAGGAGCGATG GGCATAATGCTGGTGTATGACATCACCAATGACAAGTCATTCGAGAACATCAAGAATTGGATCCGTAACATAGAGGAG CATGCTTCTTCAGATGTGGAGAGAATGATTCTGGGGAACAAATGTGACATGAATGACAAGAGGCAGGTGtccaaagagagaggagagaag TTGGCAATTGACTATGGGATCAAGTTTTTAGAAACCAGTGCAAAATCCAGCATAAATGTGGAAGAG GCCTTCTTTACCCTCGGCAGAGACATAATGACAAGACTCAACCGAAAAATT AATGACACAAATCCTTCAGGAGGGGGTGGACCCGTCAAGATCACAGAGAACCGGTCTAAGAAGAGCAGCTTCTTTAGGTGTTCGCTACTCTAG